A single genomic interval of Anomaloglossus baeobatrachus isolate aAnoBae1 unplaced genomic scaffold, aAnoBae1.hap1 Scaffold_111, whole genome shotgun sequence harbors:
- the LOC142260477 gene encoding E3 ubiquitin/ISG15 ligase TRIM25-like has protein sequence MASADLMDELLCSICLSIFKDPVTLRCGHNFCRVCIDRVLDTQDESGVYSCPECREEFQERPALMRNLYLHNVAERFLVTQKEQEEITGICCTYCVDSPVPAVRSCLHCEASLCEKHLRAHSKSPEHVLSDPSTSLEKRKCSVHKKILEYYCTEDAACICVSCSLIGKHNGHKMESLDEASGKKKKKLRNVLQKLITKREKTEERVRSLEERRRKAQEKAAGEAERVTALCTDIRRRVDDLEKKVLSEISRQEKEESLSLSALIHQLEIKKDELSRKMRHIEELCNMTDPLTVLQEPDTGDLCDPEEEGGDEDTGGHDKQLHDGDDLDVAVISHTLHTLCEVITGIRRGIYVEGPADILLDVNTAGNHLLISDDLKTATCTEEKQNRPETAGRFETYNQVMSRRGFTSGRHYWDVESSRSGGWSVGMCYPSIDRRLRSLIGNNKKSWCLCRYNNQYSVIHDSEEIQLPDKISSDRVRICLDYEAGQLSFYELCDPIRHLHTFTAAFSEPLHAALRVFWMYIDRHYVDNWVRIRT, from the coding sequence ATGGCGTCTGCTGATCTGATGgacgagctgctctgctccatctgtttatctatttttaaggatcctgtaactctgagatgtggacacaacttctgccgggtctgtattgatcgtgtgctggatacacaggacgagtctggagtttattcctgtcctgaatgCAGAGAAGAGTTTCAGGAGCGGCCGGCGCTGATGAGGAACTTATATCTTCATAATGTCGCAGAACGTTTCCTGGTTACTCAGAAAGAACAAGAGGAGATCACCGGGAtctgctgcacttactgtgtggactctcctgtacctgctgttagatcctgtctacactgtgaggcttctctgtgcgagaaacacctgagggctcacagcaaatcaccagaacacgtcttatctgatcccagcacttctctggagaaaaggaaatgttctgtccataagaagatcctggaatattactgcactgaggacgcgGCTTGTATCTGTGTGTCTTGCAGTTTGATTGGGAAACATAATGGACATAAAATGGAGTCACTGGATGAGGCCtcagggaagaagaagaagaaactgaGAAATGTTCTCCAGAAACTGATCACAAAGAGAGAGAAGACTGAGGAAAGAGTCCGGAGTCTGGAGGAGCGCAGGAGAAAAGCTCAAGAAAAAGCAGCTGGAGAAGCTgagagagtcactgccctgtgtacagacatcaggagacgggtggacgacctggagaagaaggtcctgagtgagatctccaggcaggaaaaggaagagtcactgtcactgtctgctctgatccatcagctggagataaagaaggacgagctgtccaggaagatgaggcacattgaggagctgtgtaacatgactgatccactgaccgtcttacaggaaccagacaccggggacttgtgtgatcctgaggaggagggaggtgatgaggacacagggggacatgataaacagctccatgatggagatgacctggatgtggctgtgatctcacacacattacacacattatgtgaggtaataacaggtataaggagggggatctatgtggagggtcctgcagacatattactggatgtaaacacagCTGGTAATCATCtccttatatcagacgacctgaaaactgcgACCTGCACAGAAGAGAAGCAgaatcgtccagaaacagcagGGAGATTCGAGACATAtaatcaggtgatgagcaggaggggatttacctcaggacgacattactgggatgtggagagcAGTAGATCAGGGGGGTGGAGTGTGGGGATGTGTTATCCCAGTATAGACAGGAGGCTGCGGTCACTGATTGGAAATAATAAGAAGTCGTGGTGTTTGTGTAGATATAATAATCAGTATTCAGTGATACATGACAGTGAAGAGATCCAGTTACCGGACAAGATCTCCAGTGATAGagtcaggatctgtctggattatgaggccgggcagttgtccttttatgagctgtgtgaccccatcagacattTACAtaccttcactgccgccttctccgagccccttcatgctgcgTTACGTGTATTTTGGATGTATATTGACCGTCACTATGTAGATAACTGGGTG